In Oryza sativa Japonica Group chromosome 11, ASM3414082v1, the following are encoded in one genomic region:
- the LOC9266684 gene encoding jasmonate-induced oxygenase 4 produces MDTTASCSLPDAWPEPVVPVQSLSEAGVSAVPPQYIKPPQDRPVLPAPSLDVPTVDVAAFLDLDGAAAACAAAEQLKNLAEACSKHGFFQVVNHGVQASTVERMRGAWRRFFALEMEEKKACSNSPSAPEGYGSRAGVEKGALLDWGDYYFLNILPREIKRRNKWPKSPHDLREITEDYGRDLMNLCEVLLKAMSLSLGLGENQLHAAFGSDDGISACMRVNYYPKCPQPELTLGISSHSDAGGIAVLLADDRVKGTQVLKGDTWYTVQPIPNAFLVNVGDQIQIISNDKYKSVEHRAVASSDDARFTVAFFCNPSGNLPIGPAAQLVSSQSPALYTPIVFDEYRRFSRRRGLKGKSQLEAMKNSKVH; encoded by the exons ATGGACACCACGGCAAGCTGCAGCTTGCCCGACGCCTGGCCGGAGCCCGTCGTCCCGGTGCAATCCTTGTCGGAAGCCGGCGtctccgccgtgccgccgcaaTACATCAAGCCGCCACAGGATCGCCCGGTTCTCCCCGCGCCAAGCCTCGACGTCCCcaccgtcgacgtcgccgcgttcctcgacctcgacggcgccgccgccgcttgcgctGCTGCCGAGCAGCTGAAGAACCTAGCCGAGGCATGCTCGAAGCATGGCTTCTTCCAGGTTGTCAACCATGGCGTGCAGGCAAGCACCGTGGAGAGGATGAGAGGCGCGTGGAGGAGGTTCTTTGCCCTAGagatggaggagaagaaggcgtgctccaactcgccgtcggcgccggaAGGGTACGGCAGCCGCGCCGGAGTCGAGAAGGGAGCTCTCCTTGACTGGGGTGACTACTATTTCCTCAACATTTTGCCGAGGGAGATCAAGCGTCGTAACAAGTGGCCAAAATCACCGCATGACCTAAG GGAGATCACGGAGGATTACGGGCGTGATCTGATGAATCTCTGTGAAGTGCTACTCAAAGCCATGTCGCTGAGCTTGGGATTAGGTGAGAACCAACTCCACGCGGCCttcggcagcgacgacggcatCTCGGCGTGCATGCGAGTGAACTACTACCCCAAGTGCCCCCAGCCGGAGCTAACGCTGGGCATCTCCTCCCACTCCGACGCCGGCGGCATCGCCGTGCTTCTCGCCGACGACCGTGTGAAGGGGACGCAGGTGCTAAAGGGGGACACGTGGTACACGGTGCAGCCGATCCCCAATGCATTTCTAGTCAACGTTGGCGACCAGATTCAG ATCATAAGCAACGACAAGTACAAGAGCGTGGAGCACCGCGCAGTGGCGAGCTCCGATGACGCGCGGTTCACCGTCGCCTTCTTCTGCAACCCTAGCGGGAACCTTCCGATCGGCCCGGCAGCTCAGCTGGTGAGCTCGCAGTCGCCGGCGCTCTACACGCCCATCGTCTTCGACGAGTACCGCAGGTTCTCCCGCAGGAGGGGGCTCAAAGGGAAGTCCCAGCTCGAGGCCATGAAGAACAGCAAGGTGCACTGA